acactttagtgggaggtcattGAAAGGTTGTATATTTTAGTGCGACAAAactttggttgtacaccaaagtgtggttataggtaaaggttgtacatcacgtgtgtaatttacccaagtTTGTCTTGATATGGGTTTAGAGCTTACTGGTTCTCTTTTTCGTTTTTACTGGAAACCTATAAAAAAGGTTACACAAATCTCTTTGAAACTTACTCTTATATACTACTAGGGTTAACACATGGGCCTAATCCATTTTGGGCTCCTCATGTATCAGAAAAGCCCATCAACTTTGCCACGTGGAACTACAGAAGACCAGTACTCTCTAGATATAGAATATGTAACATCTCCTCGTCTAAAGTACAACAAAATGACTACATACTAGGAGCTGGACTAGCGAAGCCTCGCTAGATGCAATCAAGGATCCAAATGTTGCCACAATCACACTTGACGCTAGAAATCTCGAGTCAGGTGACCTTGAGAGATATGAAGCCCTGATAGCTGGCTCACTCCCTCCTATCAACACAAGATACATGGTGAACTTCGCTCCACAATCAAAAAATATGTAATATACAAGTATTATCAATAGTTGGATGACCGCGACCTCTCATCCACATCGAGAAATGGTGTTCGATGCAAGAATAGGTACCAAGGTGAAAGGTGGGCAAGGGTTcttctttatttccttttggtATGTTGCTATTCTAATATAATGTATACTGTACAAATTTTTTTGCCATAGTCTATCAAAAAACATAGATTTTTTGCCAATATATCCTAAATAATTTTGATGTCCCTTTCTATAACATACaagatttgattttgtttttgtcCATGCTATACTATGCATATTAATTGCATAACACAATCACATTTGGATATTTTAACTTGGTTGTAACGCTCATGTTAATGTTTacggataaggtgcaaaaacgCCCCTAACGCTGTCAACCAAGAGCAATATTACCCTTAACGTTGTAAATGGTGCAATTAAGGGCCTAAGGTTAGTAACTTGGTCCAATTTTAGATATCTCTAGCAAATTCACTAACATCGTTAAATGTCATGTTCCCCCTGAAGTTCAGTTCATGTCTGTGTCTGCAGTTTTCGGCCCTAAAGTTCAGTTCATGTCTGCAATTTTTAACATGTTTGAGAAACATCAGATTCGATTTCCAATGCTTATGGTCGGGTTCTCAGTTGAATATTACTTAAGAAAACCATGGTGAATTGGAGGAGGAATTAGAAGAGAAAGATAAATCAAATCGACTACGAAGTGCTCTGGTGAAGTGCTCCGGTGAAGTGTTCGTTGGAAAAGAAAGAAGCAGctcaagaagaagaggagaaaagTGGTTgttagaaaagaaagaagaagaaaagcagCCCAAGAAAAAAGAAGAGGATAAAATAGAAGGAAAGAATAGCAGAATCTGAACTAATTAATGGGAGGAAAAACAAGAAATAATACCAGCGATGATCAAGAGAGATTGTGAATGGTGACGATGAAATGATTTCTATAAGATTTAATTAGGAGTTCTATAGATTAGGAAAACAGAGCATCTAACAGTTGGAGTGAATCTTAGAGATGTCCAAAATTGGATCAAGTTATTGACGTTAGGCCCTTAATTGTACCATTTataacgttaggggtaatatTGTTCTTGGTTgacaacgttagaggtattttcgCACCTTATCCCTAATGTTTATGGAGCTGCATCCCCTTATCTTATCattattaattatcattaaatagccttaatttctttttaactATAAGTAACCACCACTTTCCTAttttatcctttaatttaaaatttcgAAATACttcgaaaaaaaattaaatagttcATTCATTAAACCATTCCATTtatataagggaaaattacaaaaatggatcaaatggaggctcatttacatatttaactcatttactcaacctactatatatctagactgtttttgagtgactttctcataatatccctaaccttcccacttccccctTACGCGAACGATCTCTCCCCCTTCTCTTTGGTTACGCGAAACGGTTGACAGCTCCTTCATTAATGATTCCaaaacttttgatcttcctatcttcctttaaattgcacgaaatctgcatcatttctccaaatcataatgtatttctcttcttcctctcttcatctcttgattgtTCATCTTCCTACtgctagaaaacgaagccatggttgttcatcttcatgttcctgctcgttacttggtttctttcttcttattaccatcaaagaaatggttattctacgttgtTTCCATCGTTTtttccagtttatcatattgttattgtcgcttttaagggtgaaaggcacgaaaaatgtaagtatctactgttttctctgcgttttccatgaaatcacttcgcgtagtcgatgatttcgcgaagatatgcgatgagaaagagcctgaaacatGACGATCTGCTTAGCGAATCGATTATTTCGTGAAGTCTgtgagtagaaaagttcataatttcactcgcagacttcgcgaaagcatcgatttttgctaagtagatcgtcacgtttcagacatCGCAGACTTTGCGAAAGCATCAattcgctaagtaaaatcatcatcttccctgcacatttacattcgcatgcttcactAAGCCTCGTTTTGCGAAGCCAAATCGTATTTtttcctgcctaacacgattaattttttctgaaagtgattgaatacataacatccctttctggatgGCGGCATATTGGGCTGCAgaggagatgactttccttcttgtatagggagaaatttcctcaagattggcacattcactttgaaatgattggttatgagagattgtgtcaatcttggtgtgcactatgggacacgtccatcccaaaaggtttggacttcaatttctcatcccaaaaagtctggaCTTCCTGTAGAGGGAGAACTTTCCGTCCAGATTAGTTAGGTTTACTTTaaaatgatttgttaggagtttattgtggcaatcttgttgtaaattttgataatgttattattttaatattgttattgtggcaatcttgttgtaaattttgaaattttgaaatcttgttgtaaattttgataatgttatgattttaatgttaaaaTTCGTTGTTGTTtagcattttttgttatataccacttagcgaattttgttaaaaacacaaccaGACTTCggatatgctaattaaaatcatcaactaaaccaaacattagcttcgcaggcttcgcatatgctagaaCCTGCGAAGTCATACGGGAGGGAGATAGCCGCTCCATGTAGtaagttgagtaaatgggttaaatatgtaaatggacctcccatttttataatttaccctttatataatgttttttttttgtttttgttcttttccAATATATTTGTGTGACGGATAAAGTAATTGCTTCACGCTactgcacaaaaaaaaaaaaaaaaaaaaaaaaaaaaaaaaaaaactgttgaTGTCAGCTCTTGCTTGATTGAGGAAAACTTTTAGCTATTTGATAAACAAGTTTAAGCAATTACAAAACTgatgatttattttataatcTTTTGATGTGTTGATTGTAATttatggtggaaaaaacaaatatCGGATAAGGGCCTGTACATATCACAAACAGATCCAGTTAAGCTTCTCTATAGACGCaatttaactccataaaaactTCTAGTTGTCTGCTTCATGTTAAAATTTCTTTCAGTTCAATGTTTCCATCACTCATTTTCATATTAATTCTTGTCTGAGGACTTGTTTTTTCTTAAGTAAGTGCTTCCTTTGCTTGTTAAAATTATGTTACTTCTCCATCAAAGTTGGGATAAACCTGATTGCCTATCTCCAATTGTCAAAAAATTAAATGTCTTATTCCATGAGACAAAAAGACATTCACCATCTTAACACTCATAATGCATCTCAACTTTCTCCACTACATGACTCAAATTTATTAAGTTTCTCAAATAAAATCAAATGATACGTACTAATACAGATGAAATGAGTATTGTAAGCCCAAAATCTAACCAATTTAGGATATCACCGAGCAAAGCCCTCCAATCCTTTTAGTGTGCTGGATTATCTTTAGCTCATGATCGATGCTATTGATTGCTTGAAGCTACTGCCAATTTCTTTGATCTTTTGCTTCCACAAATCTTCGAATATACGTTCTTCGTTCGAATCGCCAACAAAACATCCAAACCAAAACCAATTACACAAGCGATGGCCATGACGATGAACACAAGCCTATAACAATGAGCACCAGCACAAGTGTTGCCGCCTCCTGCCGTTGGTGTAGCTTCAGCATCATATATAAGTCCGGCAAGTAGACCCGAGAAGAGAAAGGAACCAAGTGGAAGGTTGAGAATTAAGATGTTGTAAATTAGTCCGTAATATTTCAGACCGAACAATTCAGAAGCAGTCGGGACTGTGATAGCAAGACGAACTCCGTAACAGATTCCAACAACAATTGAACCAATGTACAAGGAACCAGGCATTGCCATCGCCATCAGAATGTATCCAACTGCCATTAAGATTTGAGATGCTGCATTCCACAGAGGCCTTGGTGTTCCAGCTTTTCTGATAATTGAAAAATaagtataataattaaattaatgtcGGCATGCTAAAAGTATACTacgacttttttttttatcaactaaCACGCACAAAAAAGAATTACTGTGATGCTTTAAAGTGTTACATCTTTCATTGGTAGAAGCTGGACcactaaaattaattttgaacaaGATATTCAGAATTGATATCCTAACCCTTAGATAATGCTTGGTAATATATGGACCACATTTCAGCAccaaagaaaataatatattcgATTTGACAAaagtaataaatttaatattactAAAACAGAAAATATCGtaataacttaattaactactcATTTTGCTTCTACGTAATTTTGTTGAATtaatcgtttttttttttttttttgtttgttttccatTTGTACACACAAAATAGATAAACTAAAAGCTAAGAAACCAACTCAGAAATAGTGCAAATGCTATCATGAAAAACTTGAATTCAAAGTTTTTAGATAACTCTCTTAAAGCCTAAGTTTCTATAACTTAGAAGATAAATCCCCAACTTTCGTATACATTTCATTATATGGTAAGAATTGTCTCACACGTATAAGGAGTCATTTAGCTTCTTTACAAAGGAATGTcgaatatattaaataaatggaTGCCGTAGTTTCCTAGAAAAATCAACTGGTATTTTGAGAATGTCCTACTCCTATTTACCCGCTGAACTTGCTTCAAGTAAATTATTGACTCTTAAGTGACCTATCGATCTCTTGAATTGCTTTAGTAATGCTCTCTAATTTGCTTAAAAGAGGAGAATTgatttttctaaataaatacAGAAAAGTCAACTCAATTGCCTAATGTATTAttcaaaaagaaaatggaagatCGCAAGACTCTTCATTTACTTTCTCCGTTTTTAAAagagacaatatttttgggtAGCATTAgtagaaaataaaagaattctAATGGCTTTctaagtttttgtttttgtgagATTTAACCCTCTAATGAATGAATAGTCATGCTTAGAGTATATTTCTATGAATGAAAGTCCAATTTCACAAAACCAAAATTCCAGAGCTAACGTTTGGCATATTCGTAGAATATACTGTTACCTATGTCTAAAATAATGTTTTGCTTACTGCTATTCTCTGCTCCCCTATTCCTCATCACAAATACCATTAACAATTCTAAACAAATATAGCAAacattatattaattaataaaattcaaaCGTCATAGAAGGCAATAACAAATATATTCAATTCAAAAGCTCACAGACAATGacattaataatataaaaataatgttagcTAAAAAATAGGCATAATAcagttttcaaattttcaactaaTCCTCTCAACTTCAAAACGTTACAACTACTATCATACTATCACGCATTGCTACGTGACAATTGAGTGGTTATTTACTCCAAATAAAAAGTAGAGGGAGTTAGTCgtaatattttaaaagttcaaaaaatTAATTGTAGTTGTTGGACAAATTGAAGGGCGGGACATGTATTagcccaaaaaaaaatatatatatatatataagtaatgTTGCATACTCTCGTTAAATTTCAACTTGgtgtattatatataatatacttttcttttctttataaaGTAAGCACATTAAAGAAACATGTTGAATGAAATCTTAACTTAATTCTCACAGTAAAGCAATTGACACGGGCGCCACCTATTTCCTAAATTAAGTAATTAAccaaccataaaacaatttgaataATAAAACAAACACTAATTTACTAGTAATAAATAAAAGAGCCACTACATTTTATTAATGTATTTTTTCTTGCCaatttttctctatttttttaatgattctatcatttttttttttttgtaaaatcaTGAATTACTTAGATCGTAGATGCATTAATGGCCTCATCAGATTGAAATCATATGTAAATATAGTAAATAATATAGAGATGAAAAGGCAGACAAGTTAATTGaattaaagagaaaaataaaaaataattaagggTGAGATGAGTGTTACTTACTTGATAAAATACTCGGAGATTAAACCAGAACCAATCCTTCCAAAAAATCCCCAAATGCTAGTAAGAGACACGAAAATTGAAACGTCAGCGTATCCAAGAGCCAACCCGATCTGACCCATGTTGTTCATCACAGCCAAACCAGTTCCTACTCCACATAGAAACGAGACAAACATAACCCAAAAATCCATCGTGATCAACGCCTCCACAATCGTGTGTTCTTCACCAATTACCGGCTTTCTCTTTACCTCCGGCAACGGCTCAGCCAACACGACTGCTTCCCCCGCCGCAACCTCTGCCTGCTCAACTAGCTTATGTTctgcctcttcttcttcctgctTTTCTTCACTCAACAGCAGCGGTTCGTCAATACGCTCCTCCACATCTGCCGGTTTGTTTTCCAACCGTTtcaaattccagctcttaacaAAGCAATAGATCGGAATTGCTAACGGAGAAGCCAAAAGAGCCAGCAATACAACAGAAAACCCTACGGACAAAGCTTTGCTTGGATTTGCTATGAAGTCATATGCTAACAGGTAAAGAGCTACAACAACAGCAACAACGTTGAAGACGGAGAAATATTTGAActcttccttttcttcttctgaaGATTTGACCGGCGGGATCTCACGGAGGAAGAAGACAGCCGCGAGGCAGACGGCGAAAGGTACAATTGCAAGCATGAGGAGGAAACTGGCGGCGTCGTCGTTGAATAATGCAGAACAGAGGTCGGTGAATATGGCGGTACTTAGTCCTACATAGCCTTTCAAGATTCCGGAGACCGGACCTCTGTTTCGTCTGAAATTCCGTATACAAGTTACTAGAACCGCCGTGTTCATCCATGTTGTACTGTTGCCTCCCAAACAGAGGAATATGCACATCTAAATCACGGAATCAATAAATTCCATTAATTAAACCCCCAAATCAgaagctaaaaaaaaaaaagaaaagcaatGAGTGTGACATAGGCCTTTTTCGATTAAAAAATGGGAAATGAAGAAGAAAAGTCATGTGTTCGACGAAATGTCACAACGAAGTAATTGAATAAAAGTAAATGGAAAAAATCAAACCTGCCAGTAAGAAAGAGGCTGAATTCTTCTACTAACAACAAGCCATTGAGCACCGTAACCAATAAGTCCTTCGATAGAACCAATAAGAAAAATGACAGGAGTAGGTATACGATCAGAGGCAAGACCAGCAAGAAGACCAAAGGCCTTACCCACATCTTTGGCAACAGATAAATTGTTAAGTTGGAGCTGGGTCAAGTTCATGAGAGTTTTAAGAGCATCAGAATAGTTAGAGAAAGTGTAATTATTGCCAGATATGGATTGCACCCAAACAGCAGTGACAAACCCAAGCCATTTGATAGCAGTAAAAtaagtagaagaagaagaagatgatcgAAGAAACCCCATTACAGAACTAGTGAATGAATGAAGAGAGAAGAAAAAGGATTGACCGATGGACAATAAAATGAGGCTCAGATAGGCTTTATATAAGAAGATAAAATATCCTATTTATTTTCCGGGGTTTGGAAATCAGCGCTTTATTGGTGTAGGTACACGTCGGTTCATCCGCGCTTTATTGGTGTAGGAACCACGTCGATTCATCCTTCGGTCTCAAACTATGGCTGGTTTTGAAGAATATTATTTGGGGATAGCGCAATTTGCCCAAGGTTTTCCTTTCCCAGAATTACACTAAAGTAACCTTctcaattaaaattaattttaatactaGAGTtgttgaaaattttaaaattttgatttaactgttatttaattgttaTATTAAATTTTTCAGTATCATTTATACTTACCATATTTAAAGAATATTGAGTTTAAATTTaggaattaaaataaaaaacggaCTCAAAATGAGAATAacggaattaaaaacacattttaTTTATTGTATTTGGTTTAATTTGAAATCAAAactatttaattatctaaatatctaGATTTTGACTATTTGGTTTTAATGTGCATTTCAtatattattcattttatttctttatataaatcattctaatgtttatttcatataaattaagaaatataattaatatatagtcAAAATAATGAATTTacatcttttcaaaaaaaaataatgaatttacattaattaaccaaaaaaataaaataaaactttttGGAAAACTAAAATAACTTATATTTGAAAAAAACATTAATTTGCTACAATGACTAATACGAGGGGAATGGATGAATATTACATTTGTGATGATAAGTGGAATTCATATGTCCACAACTAGGGATGCACATGatcggttttttaaaaacactaaccATACATTAGTCCACTAATCATTAATCcattaaccaattatttcgattggttaaccaattatttcgatcggttaaccttttatttcggtttctgactattagtaaataaaaataataaaagaattctaatttttattttgagtggGACGGTGGATCAATGACGAGTTGAAGaatgggattttttttttgccaataagTAATAGCGAAAACCTCTCGGCGAAAACCTTAGCGTCTGTCACACAGTCTCCCAATAGAGACCCCTCCGTCGTCCGTTTACGGTCGGCCTCCGGCTGACCTTCCGTATTTCCACTCGTCTGACTCTCATGGTCCTTCATGGTCGAGGAAGGATTCTGGTGCGGAGCCACCATGCAAAAACTCGAGGGATCTTTTACTTAATAAACAAGTATTACATGATTCCAAGATTCGTGAAAACCTTCGTGAGAATGGGAAAGTTGTGATCACCATTGATAAGGCGAATCCGTTATACCCGAAGGTATAGCTTGACTCGATTTTGAAGCAACAGTTACAACCCAATGGAACAGTGCCCTAATCATCAAGTTGCTTGGGAGAAAGTTGGGCTATATTGCCTTGCATTAGAAGGTATCGGATTTGTGGAAGCCGATTGCTAACTTTAGGATGATGGAAGTTGGGAATGGCTTTTATGTGGTGAAGTTTGATGATCCCCTCAACAGATATCATGTAATCCTGGATGGGCCTTGGATTGTTCAAGCAAATTATCTCACAGTACGCACCTGGTCTCCAGCGTTTTCTCCATCGGATTCGTTGATTGAATCTACCCTTGTGTAGATTTGTTTCCCGCAAATACCACTGTTCCATTATAATCAGGATGTTTTATTGgcaattatcaaaatcattgGTAAGCCAATAAAATTCAACGATAACACGGCTTTTGCTGATCGTGgtaagtttgccagggtctgcGTGGAGATCAACCTGCTTAAACCCCTTATTGCTAGTTTTGATTTGGATAGGATGGAGCAAAGAGTGGAATATGAAGGCTTACATACAGTGTGTACTGGCTGTGGAGGGTATGGTAACCTAAGGCAGGCTTGCTCGTGGCCAAGTGTACATGAAGTTCTGGATGCGAGAGAGCCACGAACTGGGAATGGAAGCATGGAGCAGACGAAAAAATCTGGTACGGAGAATGTGTTGGATGGAAACCGCAGTGGGGCAAACCCGGAACCAATTGTTAATAATATGATCTCGGAGAAGCCTGAGTATGGACCTTGGATGGCTGTGCCCCGAAGGAAGCAGACATCCTGTGCTAGAGTTCCCCTTAAACTGCTTGTTGTTGACCCTAGAAATGGAGTTACAAATCCTTTTGAGGGAGTCAATTCGGATTGGGGCAAGAGCAATGAGAATGGAAGCAAGGTCTTTGCAAGCATGGGGCTGATTGGGGCTTCAGCTAGCCGGAGTAAGAGAGGGAAGAATTTGACACTTGCAGCCAGCAGTGGCTCCTTTGTTAGTAAGAACACGTTTGGGGAATTAGCTGGTTTTGAACCGGAGGAGGCGAATAAGGCTTTGGCCACGGCTCCACCTAGTTTTGATGCGAGAAAAAATAGAGGAAAATGGATTCGGATGTAATCGGATTCTGTGGGTCAGGCAAGCGAATTCCACAGTAGTCAAAATGAAAAATCGGCAACTAGTAGGATGACAGAGGAGCTAGAGAGCATGGAAGGAGTGGTGGAGGAAAGGTTGCACTTCCTAAGATAAGCTGGTTTGGTGTGCTCTGTTCTTCTgttgttctttttcttttagtGCGTTACATCATTTGGAATTGCTTTAGCGCTGGGGGAAGGGTCTTCTAGAGATCAATGTTTCATCTAATTAAGACACaacttattttacttttttccacttttttaccaaaaaaacttccaaaaatattttaaatgaaATTTCGATAGCTGACTGAATGTCTAACCCTATAACCCATTGATTTCGCCACACTTCcttaatagaaataataaaattaaaatacatgAATTAAATCAAAATGAATTGACTTAATTATAATACTAAACTAGTTGAAAACTCGTGCGATACACGAGATatgaaatttttatataatttagataaataaataaattgacatatttactttataaataattttatatcatgctatgaatttttttttaatattatgtatattgaaattaatatatattttattgattattcaaattaaattaaattaaatttgaaaataattgattaatttttctatAGAATTTTgattaaaggtgaatgatttatttatttttacaaaattcaatgatttgtaatttttagtaattttaatacattttcatatttttttataattggaattctgtgaaacaataataaaataaaagattaattaagaaatatattagaatataatgaaaaaccaaaaattgaattaaactacaattaaaattaaatattatatctacgatacaaaaaattacaatctatattaaaattgaagtaacatcaatatattatactataaactattataattaatacTTTTCTAATATTGCACATGAAGAAATTTCATCAATTCa
The window above is part of the Euphorbia lathyris chromosome 3, ddEupLath1.1, whole genome shotgun sequence genome. Proteins encoded here:
- the LOC136222217 gene encoding protein NUCLEAR FUSION DEFECTIVE 4-like, coding for MGFLRSSSSSSTYFTAIKWLGFVTAVWVQSISGNNYTFSNYSDALKTLMNLTQLQLNNLSVAKDVGKAFGLLAGLASDRIPTPVIFLIGSIEGLIGYGAQWLVVSRRIQPLSYWQMCIFLCLGGNSTTWMNTAVLVTCIRNFRRNRGPVSGILKGYVGLSTAIFTDLCSALFNDDAASFLLMLAIVPFAVCLAAVFFLREIPPVKSSEEEKEEFKYFSVFNVVAVVVALYLLAYDFIANPSKALSVGFSVVLLALLASPLAIPIYCFVKSWNLKRLENKPADVEERIDEPLLLSEEKQEEEEAEHKLVEQAEVAAGEAVVLAEPLPEVKRKPVIGEEHTIVEALITMDFWVMFVSFLCGVGTGLAVMNNMGQIGLALGYADVSIFVSLTSIWGFFGRIGSGLISEYFIKKAGTPRPLWNAASQILMAVGYILMAMAMPGSLYIGSIVVGICYGVRLAITVPTASELFGLKYYGLIYNILILNLPLGSFLFSGLLAGLIYDAEATPTAGGGNTCAGAHCYRLVFIVMAIACVIGFGLDVLLAIRTKNVYSKICGSKRSKKLAVASSNQ